The Aquidulcibacter paucihalophilus genomic interval CGTGAGAACTCGCGTGACGAGGCCCTGCGCCAACAGGTCACCGTCGATCCGCACGCGCCGGCCCAGTACCGGGCCGCGGTGCCGCCGCGCAATATCGACGCCTGGTACGCCGCCTTCGGCGTCCAGCCCGGCGACGAACAATACCTCGCCCCCGAGGCCCGCGCCCGTATCTGGTAGGCGAAGCCCTGCACAAACGACGACGGCCCCGGCGAGCGATCGCCGGGGCCGTTTTCGTTCAGGGACGCCGGGCCCTCGCTTCCGCCCCGGCCACCAGCAGGGCGAGGACCGACACGACCCCGAAGGCCGGCCACAACGCCAGGACGTCAAAGCGCAGGAAACTGACCGCCCCGATCGCCCCGCCGGTCGCCAGCCCCAGCCACAGCATCAGGAACGGGACCCAGTCCCAGCGCGCGCCGCCATGCAGGGCGGTGGCGATCCGCTGGCCCATCCGGACCAGGGTGCCGGTCATATAGGTCAGGCCGACCCCGACATCGCCCTGGCGCTGGAACACGGCGTTCTCCACGCCCATGGCCATGACCACGGCCACCATGCCCAGCTCGCGCCAGCCGGCGGTGCACAGGCCCGCGCCGGTCAGCAGCAGGACCGCCTCAACCGCCAGCACAGCCGACCGCCGTTCCTCGCCGAAGCGCCGCGCAACGGTCGCACCCGCGACCACCCCGACCACGAACAGGGCGATCAGCCCGAAGGCGATCGCCGCCTGGTCCCATTCCCCCAGCGCCAGGCCGACGCCCAGCCGGGTAGAGTTGCCGCTCATGAAGGAGACGAAGAAGCCGCCCAGGGTCATGAACCCCACGGCGTCGACATAGCCGGCGAGGGCCGACAGGGTCGCGGCCAGCATCACGCCCTTGCGGCTGTAGTCCTTCACGGCGATTCCCCGTTGAAGTCCCAGCCTGACACGAAAACGGCCGGATCGTCACCGATCCGGCCGCCGTCAGTCGATTTGGCCAGAGGCCTTAGCCGACGATCTGGTCGTCCGTGAAGAACTGGGCGATCTCGATGCCGGCGTTCTCGAGGCTGTCCGAGCCGTGGACCGAGTTTTCACCGATCGACAGGGCGAACAGCTTGCGGATCGTGCCGTCAGCCGCGTCCTTCGGGTTGGTGGCGCCCATGACTTCGCGATAAGCAGCGACGGCGTTCGGGCCTTCCAAGACCTGAACGACGACCGGCTCGGCGGTCATCTGGCCGACCAGCTCGCCGTAGAACGGGCGCTCGGCGTGGACTTCGTAGAATTTCTTGGCTTGCGCGTCGGTCAGATGCACGCGGCGCTGGGCCACGATGCGCAGGCCGGCGCCCTCGATCACGGCGTTGATCGCGCCGGTCAGGTTGCGGCGCGTGGCGTCGGGCTTGATGATCGAGAAGGTGCGTTCGGTCATGGGAGTGACTTCTTGTTG includes:
- the ndk gene encoding nucleoside-diphosphate kinase, whose protein sequence is MTERTFSIIKPDATRRNLTGAINAVIEGAGLRIVAQRRVHLTDAQAKKFYEVHAERPFYGELVGQMTAEPVVVQVLEGPNAVAAYREVMGATNPKDAADGTIRKLFALSIGENSVHGSDSLENAGIEIAQFFTDDQIVG
- a CDS encoding YoaK family protein, which translates into the protein MKDYSRKGVMLAATLSALAGYVDAVGFMTLGGFFVSFMSGNSTRLGVGLALGEWDQAAIAFGLIALFVVGVVAGATVARRFGEERRSAVLAVEAVLLLTGAGLCTAGWRELGMVAVVMAMGVENAVFQRQGDVGVGLTYMTGTLVRMGQRIATALHGGARWDWVPFLMLWLGLATGGAIGAVSFLRFDVLALWPAFGVVSVLALLVAGAEARARRP